The following proteins are co-located in the Acipenser ruthenus chromosome 35, fAciRut3.2 maternal haplotype, whole genome shotgun sequence genome:
- the LOC117965243 gene encoding uncharacterized protein LOC117965243 — MMPCCLRFGITLLLAVLVTEVWTQNPPLGSVRTECQGSVMMMMLDKSFVGKYFRINVIDNKGVLVSLSPRLAAQCGYSLTVDFLGNAKFLASVLSCFAQNTNDETYKLTVQISVFSNSAMTSASSYVQSMTYRYSPWAEREILCERNYMEVSVRRGVPLIEPNFVQDDPDWSLAYPEATAADNSIWKIVFHLPANRKTTMTVAQAMTNGYGINTTPTRILVRAAYNSTESQPRVIQTVPMAVLRSTTFYKQRWMVMMVDTAVTCPTDGTAFTEQMITWNVPRVLPPLVPTPQITTLDVQMGVDGRKLDPATIHNRDYKLDVGPQLITVKIPVGADGGYYKSHVLDNTYVISYSIEPMLEHTWQDGPEKTKYTVLHPITTPFMPRPPVVTSNTVPKARVFNVTLGTFLPDVELVKIIVGPETLTVPEANLKGYNVQEHVFPNGSKTYTLQVPFEDPNVKQKVTPPDTRTYILPLTYLLNIVPENTPFTHPAVVEAILKDIIPPTVTGYCDGAAFYTMVTYGNMGRNWIPFVGSRELGGSLLALYKYNANSTNFWMTVPYNSVDATYEVISSSGIRSRLDLTLKDIGTMVVVADFSLSCSFPTKMIDCFTNGTMAALAVKVESVPSLSPSQLTLRDPSCRPLQSDAINAVFYFNVNSCGTTRRFDNNLLTYENEVLFTSYRLRVACHYLVNDTKVVQFLYQNNPAPVVQPGLGDLAVIMRLVLNAV, encoded by the exons gttagtcactgaagtttggacgcagaacccccctctag gctcggtgaggacagaatgtcaagggagtgttatgatgatgatgttggataagtcgtttgttggaaagtattttcgcatcaatgtgattg acaataagggggtgcttgtgtccctctctccaagactggccgcacagtgtggatatagcttaactgttgacttcttgggaaatgccaagttccttgcttctgtgctgagttgctttgctcagaacaca aatgatgagacctacaagctgacagtacaaatcagtgtcttctcaaacagtgctatgacttcagcttcctcctatgttcagagcatgacataccgctattctccatgggcagagagggagattctgtgtgaaagaaactacatggag gtttctgtgagaagaggtgtgccacttattgagcccaactttgttcaagatgatcctgattggtcccttgcataccctgag gcaactgctgctgacaacagcatctggaaaattgtgttccacctcccagcaaatagaaagaccactatgactgttgctcaggccatgacaaatggtTATGGaataaacactacaccaactcgaattctggttagagctgcatacaactccacagaaagccagcctcgGGTG atccaaactgtaccaatggctgtgctaagatcaaccaccttttataagcaaagatggatggtcatgatggtggacactgcagttacatgtcctactg atggaacagccttcacagaacagatgattacatggaatgttccccgtgttctacctcctcttgttccgacaccacaaattactacccttgatgttcaaatgggagttgatggccgcaagcttgaccctgcaacgattcataatagagattataaactggatgtcggtccccagctaatcactgtaaaaattcctgtgggagctgatggtggatattacaag agccatgtattggacaacacctatgtgatctcttactctattgaaccaatgctggagcatacctggcaagatgggcctgagaagaccaagtacacagtacttcatccaataaccactcctttcatgcctcggccaccagttgtcacaagca acactgttcctaaagccagagtgttcaatgtgaccctggggacattcctgcctgatgtggagctggtcaaaattatagttggtCCAGAGACattaactgtgccagaagccaacctaaaaggttataatgtccaggagcatgtctttcccaatggatccaagacctacactctccaggtgccatttgaggaccccaatgtgaagcaaaag gtaactcctccagacaccagaacctacattctgcccctgacctacttgctgaatatagtgccagagaatacaccctttactcatcctgctgtagtcgaagccattctcaaagacatca ttccacctacagtaactggctactgtgatggtgctgcattctataccatggtaacatatggcaacatgggtcgcaactggattccttttgtgggctcaagagagcttggtggaagtctgcttgccctgtacaagtataatgccaactctaccaatttctggatgactgtgccatacaattcagttgatgccacatacgaa gtgatcagttcttcaggcatcagaagcagacttgacttgaccttgaaggatattgggaccatggttgtggtggctgacttctccctgtcctgcagtttccctacaaagatgattg attgcttcaccaatggaactatggcagctcttgctgtgaaagtggaatctgtccccagcttgtctccaagtcaactaactctaagggatccaagttgccggcctcttcagtctgatgctatcaatgcggttttctacttcaatgtcaactcctgtggcacaactagaagg tttgacaacaacctcctgacttatgagaatgaagtgctgttcacatcttaccg gttgagagttgcctgtcactatctggtcaatgacaccaaggtagtacagttcttgtaccagaataatcctgcacctgtagtccagcctggcttgggggaccttgcagtcatcatgcggcttg ttctgaatgctgtctag